A section of the Phormidium ambiguum IAM M-71 genome encodes:
- a CDS encoding Uma2 family endonuclease, whose translation MIMQAEEKQYYTDEEYLDFEINSEQRHEYINGEIVLMAGGMPNHNTIAGNLSATLNFALKRQPYRVFVTDQRLWIPEKRIYTYPDVMVVQGELQLQEGRKDTITNPLFIAEVLSDSTRNYDKDEKFAAYRTIPSFQEYLLIDQYKMHVEQYFRTDRKTWIFSEYDDLNETISLNYLSLEITLADIYDKVEFELTKNSET comes from the coding sequence ATGATTATGCAAGCTGAAGAGAAGCAATATTACACAGATGAAGAATACCTCGATTTTGAGATTAATTCAGAACAACGTCATGAATATATTAACGGAGAAATAGTGCTAATGGCTGGTGGGATGCCAAATCATAATACAATTGCTGGTAATCTTTCTGCTACGTTAAATTTTGCACTGAAGCGTCAACCTTATCGAGTTTTTGTCACAGATCAACGGCTTTGGATTCCTGAAAAGCGCATCTATACTTATCCAGATGTAATGGTAGTTCAAGGTGAATTGCAATTACAAGAAGGACGAAAAGATACTATTACTAATCCCTTATTTATTGCTGAAGTTTTGTCAGATTCTACTAGAAATTATGATAAAGATGAAAAGTTTGCCGCTTATCGCACTATTCCCAGTTTTCAGGAATATCTTTTAATTGACCAATACAAGATGCACGTTGAACAGTATTTTAGGACTGATCGCAAAACCTGGATTTTTTCCGAATATGACGATCTAAATGAAACAATATCTTTAAATTACCTTTCCTTAGAAATAACATTAGCAGATATTTATGATAAAGTTGAGTTTGAACTAACGAAAAATAGCGAAACTTAG
- a CDS encoding acetyltransferase produces MFLKQKQTGDLIEVLAIADLYNPFKIEILGQSHSGEEMQDPEMFPKSELIFPSGEPLPVCWINSHYNEIPPRPIAIVVTA; encoded by the coding sequence ATGTTTCTCAAACAGAAGCAAACCGGGGATTTGATTGAAGTATTGGCGATCGCAGATCTTTACAACCCTTTTAAAATAGAGATTCTTGGTCAATCTCACTCTGGGGAAGAAATGCAAGACCCGGAAATGTTTCCTAAATCAGAATTGATTTTCCCTTCCGGCGAACCTTTACCCGTTTGCTGGATAAACTCTCACTATAATGAAATTCCTCCGCGACCTATTGCGATCGTAGTAACCGCATAA
- a CDS encoding HAD family hydrolase has protein sequence MPFKGVLLDVDGTLVLSNDAHAQAWIEAFADYGYEIKFAEVRPLIGMGSDQLIPKLISELNGKEEICKKLSDRRKELIINKFSSEIVATNGARELVEKMKDAGLHLIIASSATSQEMDILLKIARVEDLIPEQTTSSDAENSKPAPDIVEVALQKADLEPDETVMLADTPYDIESAGKAGVGVIAFRTGGFSNEELAGAIAIYNDPADLLRQYDRSPLAKMA, from the coding sequence ATGCCGTTCAAGGGTGTACTTTTAGATGTAGATGGAACTCTGGTTTTAAGCAATGATGCTCACGCACAAGCTTGGATTGAGGCATTTGCTGACTATGGATATGAAATAAAATTTGCAGAAGTTCGCCCTTTAATTGGTATGGGTAGCGATCAATTAATTCCCAAGTTAATATCAGAACTCAATGGTAAGGAGGAAATTTGCAAAAAACTTTCCGATCGTCGCAAGGAATTGATTATTAATAAATTTTCTTCGGAAATAGTTGCCACGAATGGTGCGCGAGAATTAGTGGAAAAAATGAAAGATGCGGGGTTACATTTAATTATTGCTAGTTCAGCTACTTCGCAAGAAATGGATATTTTGTTAAAAATTGCTCGTGTAGAAGATTTAATTCCAGAACAGACAACTTCTAGTGATGCGGAAAATTCAAAACCTGCACCAGATATTGTGGAAGTTGCTTTGCAAAAAGCTGATTTAGAACCTGATGAAACGGTAATGTTAGCTGATACACCCTACGATATTGAATCTGCGGGAAAAGCGGGTGTAGGAGTGATTGCTTTTCGTACTGGTGGTTTTAGTAATGAGGAATTAGCTGGTGCGATCGCAATTTACAACGATCCAGCTGATTTGCTACGACAGTACGATCGATCTCCCTTGGCTAAAATGGCTTGA
- a CDS encoding UPF0175 family protein: MNSAQPPVNLSVSSASLQLGEKAIRLELALQLYIQKIFNFEQAQSLADVSAQEFEDFLKQQNFLERNTTKNIHTLEIDKSYKVWLPCDAPEAAKTLMQLLAAEKSKQNLI, encoded by the coding sequence ATGAATTCAGCCCAACCGCCAGTTAATTTAAGCGTTTCTTCAGCCTCTCTTCAGCTAGGAGAAAAAGCAATTCGATTAGAACTGGCATTACAACTTTATATACAGAAAATTTTTAATTTTGAACAGGCGCAAAGTTTAGCTGATGTGTCGGCACAGGAGTTTGAAGACTTCTTAAAACAGCAAAATTTTTTAGAAAGAAATACAACAAAAAACATTCATACTTTAGAAATTGATAAGTCCTACAAAGTCTGGCTACCTTGCGATGCACCAGAGGCAGCAAAAACTTTGATGCAGCTTTTGGCAGCAGAAAAGAGTAAGCAAAATCTTATTTAG
- a CDS encoding DUF3606 domain-containing protein — MPDNLKRPRPEDRIKININQEYEVGFWMQYLGISDKDLLERAVRAVGPLVTDVRKWLRKNGY, encoded by the coding sequence ATGCCTGATAATTTAAAGCGCCCTAGACCTGAAGATCGCATTAAAATCAATATTAACCAAGAATACGAAGTAGGATTTTGGATGCAATATTTGGGCATTTCTGATAAAGATTTACTTGAGCGTGCAGTCAGGGCTGTTGGGCCATTGGTTACAGACGTGCGGAAGTGGCTTCGTAAAAATGGCTACTAG